A genomic region of Cannabis sativa cultivar Pink pepper isolate KNU-18-1 chromosome 1, ASM2916894v1, whole genome shotgun sequence contains the following coding sequences:
- the LOC115706658 gene encoding uncharacterized protein LOC115706658, with translation MADNGDSSDTHLERLEQEEALVALIDHRTREVQHLRNRLSYYQSQLEEAEKRLLDSETKLARLRGAVSSKKNADNGHKSIKMERRSVSPSHQNESSSKQLQSKSIVDNGTKSVKVERRSSSPVRNNENSSRKQLQSKPELLIPAVTPKTSQPLVSSGSKTSRSSTVQASSSVSNLSNSAVKAKGDKSSRIYSERETTKTHEKEKGTKRKFEQKEHKELIPLVRNSSKPCIIRCDTSNHISSQHKRKLRALALCPVNDQLFVTSALDGAVSFWQVQARGSGASLLSTTDCASQKRRRWPEDIAWHPDGTSLFSAYSADDGDSQISVLDLNRTQGKARVTFLDDKPHVKGIINSIIFMPWENSQFVTGGSDHAVMLWEEKDDNIWKSKPLHRNFHSSAVMGVAGMQQKHIVLSVGADKRIIGFDANVGRAEFKHQIESKCMSVLPNPCDFNLFMVHAGTLERQLRLFDIRLRQTEIHAFGWKQESSESQSALINQSWSPDGLYITSGSADPMIHIFDIRYNASKPSQSIRAHHKRVFKAVWLQSLPLLISISSDLNIGLHKVT, from the exons ATGGCGGACAACGGAGATAGCAGCGACACTCATCTAGAGCGTCTAGAGCAGGAGGAGGCCTTGGTCGCTCTCATCGACCATCGTACACGCGAAGTTCAACATCTCCGCAACCGCCTCTCCTATTACCAATCTCAG CTTGAAGAAGCAGAGAAAAGGTTGCTTGATTCAGAAACTAAGTTGGCTCGTCTCCGAGGTGCAGTGTCATCTAAGAAAAATGCAGATAACGGACATAAAAGTATTAAGATGGAGCGCCGATCAGTTAGTCCTTCTCATCAAAATGAAAGCTCCAGCAAACAACTTCAATCTAAATCAATAGTTGATAATGGAACCAAAAGTGTGAAAGTGGAGCGCAGATCATCAAGTCCAGTTCGGAATAATGAAAATTCTTCTAGAAAACAATTACAATCTAAACCAGAACTTTTAATTCCTGCTGTTACTCCAAAAACTTCCCAACCTTTAGTGTCATCAGGCTCTAAAACTTCACGTAGCTCCACTGTGCAAGCCAGTTCATCTGTCTCCAATCTCTCCAACAGTGCTGTCAAAGCAAAAGGAGACAAATCTTCAAGAATATATTCTGAACGGGAAACTACTAAAACCCATGAGAAGGAGAAAGGGACTAAAAGAAAATTTG AACAGAAGGAGCATAAAGAATTGATTCCGTTGGTACGTAATAGCTCTAAACCATGCATTATTCGGTGTGACACTAGCAATCACATCTCAAGTCAGCACAAGAGAAAATTGAGAGCTCTTGCTTTATGTCCAGTAAATGATCAGCTTTTTGTAACAAG TGCTTTGGATGGAGCAGTCAGTTTTTGGCAAGTGCAAGCCAGGGG TTCAGGTGCATCTCTGCTTAGTACTACTGATTGTGCATCCCAAAAACGAAGGAGATGGCCAGAAGATATAGCTTGGCACCCGGATGGAACTAGTTTATTTTCTGCATATAGTGCCGATGATGGAGATTCTCAGATATCTGTGCTAGATTTGAATAGAACACAAGGG AAGGCGCGCGTCACATTTTTGGATGATAAGCCTCATGTGAAGGGTATtatcaatagtataattttcATGCCATGGGAAAATTCTCAGTTTGTTACTGGCGGTAGTGATCATGCTGTTATGCTATGGGAAGAGAAAGATGACAATATTTGGAAGTCAAAGCCATTGCACAGGAATTTTCATTCGTCTGCTGTAATGGGAGTTGCCGGGATGCAACAGAAGCATATTGTACTATCTGTTGGGGCGGACAAGAGAATTATTGGCTTTGATGCTAATGTGGGAAGAGCAGAGTTCAAGCATCAGATAGAAAGTAAATGCATGAGTGTGTTGCCAAATCCATGTGACTTTAATCTATTCATGGTTCATGCTGG GACTCTGGAGAGGCAGCTTCGTCTGTTTGACATCAGACTGAGACAAACAGAAATCCATGCTTTTGGGTGGAAGCAAGAAAGCAGTGAATCTCAATCAGCTCTGATAAATCAGTCATGGTCTCCTGATGGCTTATACATTACATCTGGCTCTGCAGATCCCATGATTCACATATTTGATATTAGGTACAATGCAAGCAAACCATCTCAATCCATTAGAGCTCATCACAAACGGGTTTTCAAAGCCGTTTGGCTTCAATCCCTTCCGCTTCTCATTTCTATATCATCTGATCTAAACATCGGATTGCATAAGGTCACTTAG